In Sulfurisphaera javensis, a single genomic region encodes these proteins:
- a CDS encoding heterodisulfide reductase-related iron-sulfur binding cluster yields MYSLNPQDKSFFDSSKLLSEFIRQASICHGCRLCFNYCFAFPKLFKLTDEKGPKNLTLNDLEYISSECFHCKMCYNNCPYTPPHEFAMDFADLMDWAWLYFRSQKPLSLRDFLYELVDGTNIARPLVSRLYPHTKKILGINEEAPMPIVKEKGFIREVKIKKIEKPVAKVVLFHTCLVENFYPELGFDLVEVYNKLGIEVITANFLCCGAPMLDVGDIKRLKKNAEYNYSLLKKFIEQGYDIVSPIPTCTLMLSKEYPSILGKEGIKVYDAMEYLLKLDREGKIRISGKLDKSIFYHPPCHLKYLKVGYAGVTLMRKLGAKVEISDKGCSGIDGGWGLRNYEKAKIIGSKMMNAFAENKADIFMTECPLAGLQIQKASGKQPLHPIQILKEVLKNE; encoded by the coding sequence ATGTATAGTTTAAACCCACAAGATAAATCTTTTTTTGATTCATCTAAACTCCTCTCCGAATTTATAAGGCAAGCATCTATTTGCCATGGTTGTAGACTTTGTTTCAATTACTGCTTTGCATTTCCTAAGCTATTTAAACTAACTGATGAGAAAGGACCAAAGAATCTTACCTTGAATGATTTAGAATATATCTCTTCGGAGTGTTTTCATTGCAAGATGTGTTATAACAATTGCCCTTATACTCCACCGCATGAATTTGCAATGGATTTTGCTGATCTAATGGACTGGGCATGGTTATATTTTAGATCACAAAAACCTCTTAGTTTAAGAGATTTCCTTTATGAACTAGTTGATGGGACTAACATAGCAAGACCTCTAGTCTCTAGACTCTATCCTCATACTAAAAAAATACTTGGAATAAATGAAGAAGCTCCCATGCCTATAGTTAAAGAAAAAGGATTCATAAGAGAGGTTAAGATAAAAAAGATAGAAAAGCCAGTTGCTAAAGTAGTTCTATTCCATACTTGTTTAGTAGAGAATTTTTACCCAGAATTAGGATTTGATTTGGTAGAAGTTTATAACAAGTTAGGAATAGAAGTTATCACTGCTAACTTTTTGTGTTGTGGAGCTCCAATGTTAGATGTAGGAGACATAAAAAGGTTAAAGAAGAACGCTGAGTATAATTATTCCTTACTTAAGAAATTTATAGAACAAGGTTACGATATTGTATCACCTATACCAACTTGCACGCTTATGTTAAGTAAAGAGTATCCTTCTATACTCGGAAAAGAAGGGATAAAAGTATATGATGCAATGGAATATCTTCTCAAGCTCGATAGAGAAGGAAAAATAAGAATAAGCGGAAAATTAGATAAAAGTATATTTTATCACCCTCCTTGTCATCTAAAGTATCTTAAGGTAGGTTACGCAGGAGTTACACTAATGAGAAAATTAGGAGCTAAAGTTGAAATTTCTGATAAAGGCTGTTCTGGTATTGATGGCGGATGGGGGTTAAGGAATTATGAAAAAGCAAAGATAATTGGAAGTAAAATGATGAATGCCTTTGCTGAAAACAAAGCAGATATATTTATGACTGAATGTCCATTAGCAGGTTTACAGATTCAAAAAGCTTCTGGGAAACAACCCCTTCATCCAATTCAAATTTTAAAGGAGGTGTTAAAAAATGAGTAA
- a CDS encoding rubrerythrin family protein, which produces MKELKGTKTAENLKQGFIGESMANRRYLYFAKRADEEGYPEIAGLLRSIAEGETAHAFGHLDFIRQGGLTDPATDKPIGTLEQMIESAIAGETYEWTQMYPGFAKVAREEGFPEVAEWFETLARAEKSHAEKFQAVLKQLKGGT; this is translated from the coding sequence ATGAAGGAATTAAAAGGAACTAAAACTGCAGAAAACCTGAAACAAGGATTTATTGGAGAATCAATGGCTAATAGAAGATATCTTTATTTTGCGAAAAGAGCTGATGAAGAAGGATATCCAGAAATAGCTGGTTTATTAAGGAGCATTGCGGAAGGAGAAACTGCACATGCTTTTGGTCATTTAGACTTTATAAGACAAGGAGGATTAACAGATCCAGCAACAGACAAACCCATTGGAACATTAGAACAGATGATTGAATCTGCAATAGCTGGAGAAACTTACGAATGGACACAAATGTATCCTGGATTTGCTAAGGTTGCACGAGAAGAAGGATTCCCAGAAGTAGCAGAATGGTTCGAAACCTTAGCCAGAGCAGAAAAGAGTCATGCTGAAAAGTTCCAGGCTGTTTTGAAGCAATTAAAAGGAGGAACATGA
- a CDS encoding CBS domain-containing protein — protein sequence MIVSQLITKKPVIANEKISIKEAAKIMKKEEVGSLIIVDKNNKAVGIVTERDLLYAIADEIPLDKPVSEIMSQNPVIIEENSDISEAIALMTSREIRHLIVVDHEGKVKGVISIRDVAKAVGAIALDLAFW from the coding sequence GTGATTGTTTCTCAACTCATTACAAAAAAACCCGTGATTGCAAACGAAAAAATATCCATAAAGGAAGCTGCTAAGATTATGAAAAAGGAGGAGGTTGGCTCCCTTATTATAGTTGATAAGAATAATAAAGCTGTCGGAATTGTAACTGAAAGAGATTTATTATATGCCATAGCAGATGAAATACCTTTGGATAAACCGGTTTCTGAAATAATGAGTCAAAATCCAGTTATTATCGAAGAAAATAGCGATATTAGCGAAGCTATTGCACTAATGACCTCAAGGGAAATTAGACATCTCATAGTAGTTGACCATGAAGGAAAAGTGAAAGGAGTAATAAGTATAAGAGATGTTGCAAAGGCTGTAGGTGCTATAGCATTGGATTTAGCCTTCTGGTAA
- a CDS encoding helix-turn-helix transcriptional regulator: protein MKKITIILIFLPLVMLTLTVHSSVFTTVYYNGTITIHVINQTSLYLPLQNISKIYSTTPFKLFNNTIFLSSSNATLIYSSDIKNEIKINEPYNIAINIIITSTSQITYLSTSPDFVNFQNNLLNLTFYTSNLTLIYTNYSQSSNSFSPNSNIFILLLISFSLSLLSTGVLTYLLLKNIRKGKIEEPILISGLDERDRLVLDAISKGADSIAKISRMTGLSRATVYRRVKKLVSLGYVKKIREGNKIRYEENKKE, encoded by the coding sequence GTGAAAAAGATAACCATTATCCTTATTTTTCTTCCTCTTGTTATGCTCACATTAACTGTTCACTCATCAGTCTTTACTACTGTATACTATAATGGAACTATAACCATACATGTCATTAACCAAACTAGTCTTTATTTACCGTTACAGAATATTTCAAAAATCTATTCTACTACTCCTTTTAAGTTATTTAATAACACGATTTTCCTTTCATCTTCTAATGCTACTCTAATTTATTCTTCGGATATAAAGAATGAAATAAAAATAAATGAACCTTACAACATTGCTATTAATATTATCATAACATCAACTTCTCAAATAACATATCTTTCAACATCGCCTGATTTCGTTAACTTTCAGAATAATTTACTTAATCTTACTTTTTATACTTCTAATCTAACACTTATTTATACAAATTATTCACAATCATCGAATTCTTTCTCTCCAAATTCTAACATCTTTATACTTCTTCTAATTTCATTTTCTCTAAGTTTATTATCAACTGGAGTTCTTACTTACTTATTGCTAAAGAACATTAGAAAGGGAAAAATTGAAGAACCTATATTAATTTCTGGTTTAGATGAAAGAGATAGATTAGTTTTAGACGCAATCTCAAAAGGAGCAGATTCGATAGCTAAAATATCAAGAATGACGGGCTTATCAAGAGCTACAGTATATAGAAGAGTTAAAAAGCTTGTTAGCTTAGGGTATGTTAAGAAAATCAGAGAAGGTAACAAAATAAGATATGAAGAGAATAAAAAGGAGTAG
- a CDS encoding DUF1634 domain-containing protein has translation MDEKRIITTTLRYGVIIASILVIAGLIIFIISDKSPSDIYKFNTSSIPLTDYMDPLTITLYGVVVLISIPILIVFEQVLIYLFERDKIYVTISLVVLLLMLFAILIMPRLLL, from the coding sequence TTGGATGAGAAGAGAATAATTACTACTACTCTTAGATATGGCGTAATTATAGCTTCGATTCTTGTGATAGCTGGGTTAATAATCTTTATTATAAGTGATAAATCTCCTTCAGATATATATAAGTTTAATACTAGTAGTATTCCCTTAACAGATTATATGGATCCTTTAACTATAACTCTATACGGAGTTGTAGTTTTAATCTCGATACCAATCCTTATCGTTTTTGAACAAGTCTTAATTTATCTATTTGAAAGAGATAAAATATATGTAACGATAAGTTTAGTTGTGCTTCTCTTGATGCTATTTGCAATATTAATAATGCCAAGGCTTTTACTATGA
- a CDS encoding sulfite exporter TauE/SafE family protein, with amino-acid sequence MLLTLLVLLFIASIIAGLLGSLTGLGGGVVLTPILVLFLGVPIPYAVGASLISTIATSASSGSRYLKSGLANMRIAIALELATTSGAITGSFLEYVVEKEHLFNLLDIIFGIVLIFSVIPNFMRMKSEVPVYVNPDGISSKLKFNGKYFDEALKKEIEYHGVRYPFGLLGMYIAGLVSGLLGIGSGALKVLAMDLGMNLPFKISTATSSFMIGVTAATSSGVYWALGIVNPIIVGVTIPGVFLGSNLGSRYLNKLMSRRLRQLFTLVLVILGIQLILRGFGIFG; translated from the coding sequence ATGCTACTAACCTTATTAGTACTACTCTTCATAGCCTCAATAATAGCTGGATTATTAGGTTCATTAACGGGATTAGGCGGAGGAGTAGTACTCACTCCAATACTAGTTTTATTTTTAGGAGTTCCAATTCCTTATGCTGTAGGGGCAAGCCTAATATCAACTATTGCAACCTCAGCATCATCTGGAAGTAGATATTTAAAATCAGGGTTGGCTAATATGAGAATTGCAATAGCATTAGAATTAGCAACTACAAGTGGTGCAATAACTGGTTCCTTTCTAGAGTATGTCGTAGAGAAAGAACATCTTTTCAATTTATTAGATATTATTTTTGGTATAGTATTGATTTTTTCAGTTATTCCTAACTTTATGAGAATGAAAAGCGAGGTTCCAGTTTACGTTAACCCAGATGGTATATCATCAAAATTAAAATTTAATGGAAAATACTTTGATGAAGCATTGAAGAAAGAAATAGAGTATCATGGTGTTAGGTATCCTTTTGGACTTTTAGGAATGTATATAGCTGGGTTAGTTTCTGGACTTTTAGGAATTGGATCCGGAGCATTAAAAGTCTTAGCAATGGATTTAGGAATGAACTTACCTTTTAAAATAAGTACGGCAACCAGCAGCTTTATGATAGGAGTCACAGCAGCTACTAGTTCTGGCGTTTACTGGGCTTTAGGAATAGTTAACCCTATAATTGTTGGAGTTACAATTCCTGGTGTATTTTTAGGATCTAATCTTGGGTCAAGATATCTTAACAAATTAATGAGTAGAAGATTAAGGCAATTATTTACATTAGTTTTAGTAATTTTAGGAATACAACTTATTTTAAGGGGGTTTGGGATATTTGGATGA
- a CDS encoding DUF1634 domain-containing protein, with translation MDLNDVIGYALRIGVIISVILIIIGLAFLSGNRDFSELVSPTSRVNTSVINPTKVPISAFSGNGLDLILLGLMVLIATPVIRVLIGIIQFAKERNILYTIITIIVFFNLMLAIFILPLFIH, from the coding sequence ATGGATTTAAATGATGTAATAGGTTATGCGTTAAGAATTGGAGTTATAATTAGTGTAATATTAATCATTATAGGACTTGCTTTTCTATCCGGTAATAGAGACTTCTCTGAATTAGTATCACCTACGTCCAGAGTAAATACTTCTGTAATAAATCCTACAAAAGTTCCAATAAGTGCTTTTTCTGGTAACGGATTAGATCTAATACTTCTGGGTTTAATGGTTTTAATAGCAACTCCAGTAATTAGAGTCTTAATTGGAATAATACAGTTTGCTAAAGAGAGAAATATACTATATACTATAATAACAATAATTGTCTTCTTTAATTTAATGTTAGCTATATTTATATTACCGCTTTTCATACATTAA
- a CDS encoding sulfite exporter TauE/SafE family protein: MNDILFIFSLLISSIIAGFIGSLTGLGGATVLVPIYTLFLSIPIEYATGASLISTIATSSGAASAYVKDRITNVRIGMGLEIATTTGAIIGSLIAHYIYEHHLAFILFIIFGIVILTSIYPQLKKASLELPKPIKPDWTTRVFQLYGKYYDIALHQEVEYYGVRWWLGEIIMFFAGMISGLLGIGSGALKVIGMDWAMNLPIKVSTTTSNFMIGVTAATSSSLYWFFGYIQPLMAGITAIGVLIGSFAGSKVLPKIRNVRLRLIFMLILAFLGIEMIIRGAQLWI, translated from the coding sequence ATGAATGACATATTATTCATTTTTTCACTCTTGATCTCAAGTATAATAGCCGGGTTTATAGGTTCATTAACAGGATTAGGTGGTGCTACAGTTTTAGTACCGATTTATACTCTTTTCTTATCAATTCCAATAGAATATGCTACTGGCGCAAGTTTAATTTCTACTATTGCTACTTCTAGTGGAGCTGCTAGTGCGTATGTAAAGGATAGAATAACAAACGTCAGAATTGGTATGGGTCTAGAAATTGCTACTACTACTGGAGCTATAATAGGTTCTTTAATTGCTCATTATATCTATGAACATCATCTCGCTTTTATTTTGTTTATAATTTTTGGTATAGTTATATTAACTTCAATTTATCCACAACTTAAGAAAGCCTCATTAGAGCTTCCTAAACCTATAAAACCGGATTGGACTACTAGAGTTTTCCAGCTTTATGGAAAGTATTATGATATTGCTTTACATCAAGAGGTTGAATATTATGGAGTTAGATGGTGGTTAGGGGAAATAATTATGTTTTTTGCTGGTATGATTTCGGGGCTTTTAGGAATTGGATCCGGAGCACTTAAGGTTATTGGAATGGACTGGGCAATGAATCTACCAATTAAAGTTAGTACTACAACAAGTAACTTTATGATAGGAGTTACTGCAGCTACAAGTAGTTCATTATACTGGTTTTTTGGGTACATCCAACCATTAATGGCTGGAATAACTGCTATTGGTGTATTAATAGGTTCTTTTGCTGGAAGCAAAGTTTTACCGAAAATTAGAAACGTAAGACTTAGGTTAATATTCATGTTAATCTTAGCTTTTCTAGGGATTGAAATGATAATTAGGGGCGCCCAATTATGGATTTAA
- a CDS encoding mechanosensitive ion channel domain-containing protein, producing MSQSSSTTLLYKNQIIKLLVILAVLAAVDFVLKDIVDILTYDFPKLLSPYQSAIITGIDVIIIALGGIFIIRFIQNILSITVYGKLEKGMAGMLKFVLDVILYTLLVLAILAALHVNLTSVLVGGAVGGVIIGLAVQTVAQNLLSGVLVTSSRTIKPGDAVSLLSWIWGTPIIGEVTKVSLLFTEIKSITGNIFKIPNTAFLGNTVFQKLEGEHSLVYPLQVTVNADVAAEKVLLRVNEILKDKIKDEKKIEIFFTAKNGGTNVFTAIIHFDRMDDLRELIDLVNSAFDKAYWSAKS from the coding sequence ATGTCTCAGAGTTCGTCAACAACCTTACTTTACAAGAATCAAATAATAAAGTTACTAGTGATTTTGGCTGTATTAGCTGCAGTGGACTTTGTTCTAAAGGACATTGTAGATATATTAACATATGATTTTCCTAAACTGTTAAGTCCTTATCAATCAGCAATCATAACTGGAATTGACGTTATTATAATAGCCTTGGGTGGCATTTTTATAATCAGATTCATACAGAATATTCTATCAATAACAGTTTATGGAAAGCTTGAAAAAGGAATGGCTGGCATGCTAAAGTTTGTACTAGATGTAATTCTCTATACTCTTTTAGTATTGGCAATTTTAGCAGCATTACATGTTAATTTGACTAGTGTTCTAGTTGGTGGTGCTGTTGGTGGCGTAATAATAGGTTTAGCTGTTCAAACTGTTGCTCAAAATTTACTCTCAGGAGTGTTAGTGACGTCAAGTAGAACAATTAAGCCTGGGGACGCAGTTTCATTACTTTCATGGATTTGGGGTACACCAATAATAGGGGAAGTAACAAAAGTTTCATTATTATTTACTGAAATAAAGAGTATTACTGGGAATATTTTTAAAATACCTAACACAGCATTTTTAGGAAATACAGTTTTTCAGAAATTAGAGGGTGAACATTCTCTTGTTTATCCATTACAAGTAACAGTAAATGCTGATGTTGCAGCAGAAAAGGTACTATTAAGAGTAAATGAAATATTAAAGGATAAAATTAAAGATGAAAAGAAAATAGAGATTTTCTTTACGGCTAAAAACGGCGGAACTAACGTGTTTACGGCAATAATCCATTTTGATAGGATGGATGATTTAAGAGAATTAATAGATTTAGTAAATAGTGCTTTTGATAAAGCTTATTGGAGTGCTAAGTCTTAA
- a CDS encoding ADP-ribose-binding protein has protein sequence MKVKIVKGDITEIEADAIVNAANSYLEHGGGVALAIVKKGGYIIQKESREYVKKYGPVPVGGVAVTSAGKLKAKYVIHAVGPRYGLEGEDKLEEAIRNSIRKAEELRLTSIALPAISTGIYGYPYEICAMKMAKVIKEEYKNLKHLNMIIIALYSEEAYRIFVEILERELSSEKSITLEEIQEFNNYANLK, from the coding sequence GTGAAAGTAAAGATAGTTAAGGGAGATATTACTGAGATAGAAGCTGATGCAATAGTAAATGCTGCAAATTCTTACCTCGAACATGGTGGAGGAGTGGCTTTAGCAATTGTAAAGAAAGGGGGTTATATTATTCAAAAAGAAAGTAGAGAGTATGTTAAAAAGTACGGACCGGTTCCAGTAGGAGGTGTTGCTGTAACCTCTGCTGGAAAGTTAAAGGCAAAGTATGTTATTCATGCTGTTGGTCCTCGATATGGTCTTGAAGGAGAGGATAAACTAGAAGAAGCTATAAGAAACTCTATCAGAAAAGCTGAGGAATTAAGACTCACAAGTATCGCATTACCAGCTATTTCAACTGGAATTTATGGCTATCCTTATGAAATTTGTGCGATGAAAATGGCTAAAGTAATAAAGGAAGAATACAAAAATCTCAAACACCTAAATATGATTATTATAGCCTTATACTCAGAAGAGGCTTATAGAATATTTGTGGAGATTTTGGAGAGAGAATTAAGTAGTGAAAAAAGTATTACCTTAGAAGAAATCCAAGAATTTAACAACTACGCAAATTTGAAGTAA
- a CDS encoding tetratricopeptide repeat protein, protein MEDSRVLERAKLLYEEYKKTRNIEKLEEAIRLLQDRKDVLSLNQLGLLYLEKGENKKAIGCFEEALKKAKSSDDKNIINFNLALALYREKDLVRAYEILRQLSNTSLKTHAQRLLAKVCLSFGDIKHVEEARAILEGFDEPNEDLIVAYIFLGRNTSNKKDYLDKAVKYAELLKNKRLLAEALISYDDKEKIERALELFRELKDVKGEARALYKLSYYKPELLYEALQKLEEAGEGTAQDKIKLLNELYKRTGIVDFLKQAISIAEKEDEYLFLARAYVELSKKENELENLRKAVMYYEEFIKKRL, encoded by the coding sequence ATGGAAGATAGCAGAGTCTTAGAAAGGGCTAAGCTCCTTTATGAAGAGTATAAGAAGACTAGGAATATTGAAAAGCTTGAAGAAGCAATAAGACTTTTACAGGATAGAAAAGACGTACTATCTCTAAATCAGTTAGGTTTATTATATCTAGAAAAAGGAGAAAATAAAAAAGCAATTGGATGTTTTGAAGAGGCTTTAAAAAAGGCAAAGAGTTCTGATGATAAGAATATAATTAATTTTAACTTGGCTTTAGCCCTCTATAGAGAAAAGGATTTAGTGAGGGCTTATGAAATATTAAGGCAATTATCTAATACTTCTCTAAAGACTCATGCTCAAAGGCTTTTAGCTAAAGTTTGTTTAAGTTTTGGTGATATTAAACACGTTGAAGAGGCAAGGGCTATATTAGAAGGTTTTGATGAACCAAATGAGGATTTAATTGTAGCCTACATTTTCTTAGGAAGAAACACTTCTAATAAGAAAGATTACTTAGATAAAGCAGTGAAATATGCTGAACTACTTAAGAACAAAAGATTATTAGCTGAGGCTTTGATTTCTTATGACGATAAAGAGAAGATAGAGAGAGCTTTAGAGTTGTTTAGAGAGTTAAAAGATGTGAAAGGAGAGGCTAGGGCTTTGTATAAATTATCTTACTATAAGCCAGAGCTTCTTTATGAGGCATTACAAAAACTTGAGGAAGCAGGAGAGGGGACTGCGCAAGATAAAATAAAGTTACTTAATGAACTTTACAAAAGAACTGGAATAGTCGATTTTTTAAAGCAAGCTATAAGCATAGCTGAAAAAGAGGACGAGTATCTCTTTCTGGCAAGAGCTTATGTTGAACTTTCGAAAAAAGAAAATGAACTAGAGAACCTAAGAAAAGCTGTAATGTACTATGAAGAATTTATTAAAAAAAGACTGTAA
- a CDS encoding glycosyltransferase family 4 protein — protein MKLLFINHRDIFHPQAGGAEGVIYEVGRRLVKKGIEVSWLSEDVGNPDDELEGIKFIHAGGKYTLHFISSRYAKDYDVVIDSVAHAVPFFSYRVNEKSIALVHHVHQDVVKYELNPLLAFLVRQLEKKIKNYPYVISVSNTTKNELVKRLHVDESKISVIHNGVDHEKYKPGEKPSTPIVLWIGRMKRYKNPLDAIKIFKKLKTNATLYIAGGGDLEEEVRRAIGGNKNIIYLGKVSESQKVKLYQQSWAILSTSFIEGWGMTIVEANACGTPSIAYSTGSMPEIIEDGVNGFLVPYQDFNKAAERLDYILEDENVMKYLSKRSYESSLKYDWNKTAEEYYKYIWKIAES, from the coding sequence GTGAAATTATTATTTATAAATCACAGAGATATTTTTCATCCTCAAGCTGGTGGTGCTGAAGGAGTAATTTATGAGGTAGGTAGAAGGTTAGTAAAGAAAGGAATTGAAGTAAGTTGGCTTAGTGAGGATGTAGGAAACCCAGATGATGAATTGGAAGGGATTAAGTTTATTCATGCTGGAGGAAAATATACTCTCCACTTTATATCTTCGCGTTATGCCAAAGATTATGATGTTGTGATTGATAGTGTTGCTCACGCTGTTCCTTTCTTTTCTTATAGAGTTAATGAAAAGTCAATTGCTTTAGTTCATCATGTTCATCAGGATGTTGTTAAATATGAACTAAACCCTTTGTTGGCATTTCTCGTAAGGCAGTTAGAAAAGAAAATTAAAAACTACCCTTATGTTATTTCAGTATCTAATACAACGAAGAACGAGCTCGTAAAAAGGTTACATGTAGATGAGAGTAAAATAAGTGTAATTCATAATGGTGTTGATCATGAAAAGTATAAGCCTGGAGAGAAGCCTAGTACACCTATAGTTTTATGGATTGGAAGAATGAAGAGGTATAAAAATCCATTAGATGCTATAAAGATTTTTAAAAAATTGAAAACAAACGCCACCCTTTATATTGCAGGTGGAGGTGATTTAGAGGAAGAAGTAAGAAGGGCAATTGGAGGTAATAAAAATATTATCTATTTAGGTAAAGTATCTGAAAGCCAGAAAGTAAAACTTTATCAGCAGTCTTGGGCTATCCTTTCGACTTCTTTTATAGAAGGATGGGGTATGACTATTGTTGAAGCAAATGCTTGTGGAACTCCTTCTATTGCTTATTCTACTGGTTCTATGCCAGAAATAATTGAAGATGGAGTGAATGGTTTTTTAGTTCCTTATCAAGACTTTAATAAGGCTGCTGAGAGACTTGACTATATATTAGAGGATGAAAATGTAATGAAATACTTATCAAAACGTAGTTATGAAAGTTCATTAAAATACGATTGGAATAAAACCGCGGAGGAATATTATAAATATATATGGAAGATAGCAGAGTCTTAG
- a CDS encoding MarR family winged helix-turn-helix transcriptional regulator: protein MEPWEIVLKGNKKFRRLLQREAEKFGLSYTEVQVLYFLKNGEKNVTSLANFADVNKSTMVEVLDKLEKRGYIIRERDSEDRRVVIVKITDEGKKVLEEVRGKYKELILSLLSKVKDPSCVIEFFNILINEVEKDDTI from the coding sequence TTGGAACCTTGGGAAATAGTGTTGAAAGGAAACAAGAAATTTCGAAGGCTCCTTCAGAGAGAGGCTGAAAAGTTTGGGTTATCATATACTGAAGTTCAAGTTTTATACTTTCTTAAGAATGGAGAAAAGAACGTGACTTCTTTGGCTAATTTCGCTGATGTAAATAAATCTACAATGGTTGAAGTTCTAGATAAGTTAGAGAAAAGAGGATATATAATTAGAGAGAGGGATTCCGAAGATAGAAGAGTAGTAATTGTTAAAATTACTGATGAAGGAAAAAAAGTATTAGAAGAAGTTAGGGGGAAATATAAGGAGTTAATTTTATCCCTTTTATCTAAAGTAAAAGATCCTTCTTGTGTAATAGAATTCTTTAATATTTTAATAAATGAAGTCGAAAAAGATGATACTATTTAA